Part of the Gadus macrocephalus chromosome 22, ASM3116895v1 genome, GCTTCCATTTCTGGACCGTTTCCCCTACGTTTGCCTTCTATGATAGAGTACTGTGCACCCCCATTTTCAACCAGAATACCCACGTTCTATgcgatactttaataggacagcGCTACCGAAAATAGCCACGCAAAAACCAACAAGCCGACGTTACCTTCTGCGTCGAAGTCTTCGAGGAAGGCGTCGAGTTTGGCCTGCCTAGGGTTTTGCTTGGCTTGTTTCGTGGTCCTCTTCTGAGGAGCCATGTCTGCCGAGATATTAGAACCCTAAGAGGTTAAATGTTATTCTTCACCGAGCTATGTTTGCCGATAGCGTGAAGACTATCCGACTGGCTGCGGCGAACCTCTCAACTGACGCTCCACAAAGCAATTTGAAATCTCCGCGCACAGCCAGGGAGCGACGTAGAAGcgatcagccaatcacaagacCTTTGCGAAACGTAATATCCGCTTCCTGTAATGGACCAATCGCGAAGGTTGTTGACATCCGGACCCCGGAAACTGGACTAGCCAGGAGAAAGCAACGTGAGCTCGTTGTGATCAATTCCTATTATACATCCAGGTAGTAGCTACGTGTTTTGCAAACTGATTATTCAGTACATAGTAtcgaaaagtatttttttttattaaaaaggcATAACCGTATCCCCGTAGTCTAAATAGTGTGTCTTAAAATATCACATCGGTGAATGTCCAGTGAGATGTCGATACCTTCGTCTTTGGCTCTCCAACAAGTTTTGAGGAAAAGCTTTCAGCACTTGGAAACCAATCAGAAAACATGGCACTCTGTGTTGGCCGAGTGCACCCCTTTGGTAGGGTCTGTAGGAAATCTGGCTCAGCAGCTGCGAGCTCTCTCCAACGTGAACATCTCCAACACACCACTTCAAGCCTTCCCTGACCTACAGCAACGTCTGCATTTCAAGCTTGTCCTGGCATTGGATATAGTGCTGGAGAAACTCAATGAAAAACTGTAAGAGTTGTAACATAATAAACGAAAAACGTTTTTAATTGATTTCATAGTTTAAAGTAATGTTGCCCTAATATCGAAATGTCCACCTCAACTGTCTATTGTGTATATTCTTTCTTATTCCTTCTAGCCAACTGTCAATTTCCTGTCCCAAAAGGCAAATCGGAATTTACTTCCCTGTCTTGTAATTTTCACCGTTTTCTACTACCTCAATATGCTAAACTAAGTGTACATGGTCTCTCTGTGTATTAGGGTTTTGCTGCAGTCCGTGAGGGACTCGCACAGTAACCAGCTCACGGCAGTCTTTCAGCTGTATGAGAGGGACGCAGACACTCTGGATCTGTACACCTGCACCCAGAGGTCTCCTGTCGCCCCGTCCATCGCTGACATGCTAGAGTGGCTGCAGAATGCAGAGCTTTACTACAAACAACAGTATCCTTGTGTTGACGGCCATTTTATTGAGGAATActgcatgtgtctctgtgtcttgtTTGTTTCGTTATGATAACATGTCAATTTGACTCATTGGTCAATAGCGATTCATTCATATTCATCGGCTATTATGATTCTGAGAACTATTaaatgtcatttttattttcgTTTTTTGTTGTCCCTAAATATACTATTAAACACTCTTACTGTAGACTTAGAACCACCAAACATACAATGAAATATTAAACAACTTTCAGAAGGAAAAAGAACAAGGCCTAGTGGCAAgagctatggggggggggggcatttggctcaggaggtagagcgagtTGACTGTTAACttaaaggttgctagtttgatccctggctcctAGAAGTGTGTCTTAACCCTAAGTACTCCAGACGAGCTGgatgttgccttgcatggttgacaccgctgtctgtgtatgaatgggtgaatgttaggcaatattgtaaagcactttgagaggCCACTGTTAAGAAAAGTGCTGAACGCATTCCATTCTCGTTTAGCATCTAATAGGAACAGATGGGGGTTATTCAAATGAAAACAAGTCATATTTCCTAATCCGTGTTCAGATTTCTGAAAAGAAAGACTTTGTTACACAGCCTGATGCCCGACGATCTCTCACTACTGGAATCAACTCCCGAGAGATGGGACTCTCTAGATACATCTAGTGGTGAGGAATATATTacaggtaaaaaataaaaactactTGATGCACAGTTAACAGTATCACATAGTGTTGGTAATGATGTGAGTCTTTTATTGGAACCAGAAGAGTTATTAGGTGAAAATACAGCACATTAAGGATTCATTTATTGTTTGTCCTTTTTCAGATACCCTTTTCCGGGTCTCTTTCTTTGTGGAGTCAAACAAAGGAGAGTAAGAAGAATGTGTCACCTAGGATGAAAATCTATTGTTTACCCATGTTTACATTGGTCCGAATCTGATGTGAAATTGTATTCTTATCAAAGCTGGAATTTTGTATAAGGATggacaaaaatgtaaaaggtcATGGGGTTTTCCGGACAATGTGAAAGGAAAAGAATTACAATTTCTAAAACACTGTTCTCGTAATTCCATGGCTGGAATAAAGTTTTTCTCAGCAAAACTGTTTCATTGCATTGTTGCTTTATTGCGTTCTGTTGGAAACAGATACTTAACATCATTGTGTATTTATGTGAGGGAaattctagaacacacacacgccacacacaccagGATTGAAGTGGAACAAATCAAGTATTGATGCATGCTCTGGGAATCCCCGTTAGTGTAATTCCCGTTCGGGTAATTGAAGTGTAATTTAATCTTAACCAAAGTTTTTAATTAGCTGAATGTGAAGGGATAAAACAGAAGACCCTTAAAACCGAGCCCAGAGACGCTGATCAGGGGAACGAGCGTTTTCTTCTCATCAAATGTTCAGAGCACAACGGTGAATATCACAGTGAAGAAAAGGGCAACAATtcgaataaatatataaaagttATGAAGCACAACATACAGAAAACCACTAaccccttcttttttttattaaattaagAACCCTTATGTCCAGTCCCGttgtccccctctccctccctcctccactacctcctccctccccccctccccccctcccccccctccccccccctcccccccgcccactAGTCCCCAAAGCGTCTAGACGTACTCCTTCATCGGCAGGCTGTAGTTGTTGACGATGGGCTTCGGGGGCTCCGGCGCCATGGCGGGCGTGTTGGCGAAGCTCCGCCCCATGTAGCCGCCGCGGCGGTAGCCCACGCTCTCCTCCGCGTGCGGACACGTGAAGCTCAGCACGGCGCCGCTGACCATCAGCAGCACGGCGGAGGCCCAGCCCAGGTAGATGGCCTGGCCCAGCTCCCGCTTGTGCATGGTGGGCACGGCCGGGTTGTAGAAGTCCTGGATCACCGTGTTGGCGATCCAGGACACGGGCACCAGCACGCACAGGCCCGTGACGATGAACAGCACGCCGCCGGAGAGGGCGATGCCGGCCTTGGCGCGGCGGTCGTCGCCGGCGCAGGTGGTGCACTTCATGCCGCAGCAGGACACGGTGCAGGAGAGCCAGCCCATGAAGATGGCCACGCACATGAGGGCCCGCGCCGCCTGGATGTCGGGCGGCAGCGCCAGCATGGAGTCGTAGGTCTTGCACTGCATGTGGCCCGTGGTCTGGTACACGCAGTTCATCCAGATGCCCTCCCACTTCACCTCGGAGGTGAGGATGTTGCTGGCGATGAAGGCCGACACCTTCCACTGGGGCAGCGTCGTCACGGCGATGGCCATGATCCAGCCGGTCACGGCACAGGTGAAGCTGATCAGCTGCATGCCCGTGTTCACCATGATGGAGCAgggccctccttctctctctggggcCGGTGGAGGCACTTTGACCTTTGACACGCGCTCTACGGTCGCGGCTCCGCCTCTTCTGCTGTTAAGGGTCGGGGGTTCGGGGGTTCTCTCCTGATTACCTTTGAGCACAGTAGTCTGCCGTTCCCGGTGGTCTAAAGCTGTAGTTCTTCCAGACTACAACCCGCTCTAGCGTTGTTTTCAGCGCTGACCTTTCCCTGTAGTATTtacatcagggggggggggtcagcaatGTGAGGTCAGTGTTCCTATTCTGTACTTTCCCTTTGTATCGCCGCTCTTCTCTCCACAGGTCTTAATCCTCTTGTCTTCTTTTAgcaccaccccctctccctctggagGCTGGGGTCTCTCGCCCACTTTCCCCGTTCCCCTCAAAACAGTTGAGACGGATTGTACAATAACGCAGAAGTGAATTATTGATTGTAGTTAATTATTGATCAGGCGATAGCGGTTCCGCCGCAGTCCAGCACCAGTCCCCGCTGGATCGGTCCGGTCGAGGCGTCTTCGTGGTTTACCCTAGGCCCGCTGGGGTTTGCAGCTGAAATTATTCTTTTGCCGTTTGCGTCACTGAACCGGGGAGCTCCAGAACCTTCCGCCAGCCCATCACAGCCTGTGGTCACCTGCCACGCTCTGGTCCAGCTGCGGTGTAGTCTTACCAAAGGGGACAGCTCACCGCGCTGGTAACACCTGATACCGAACTCAGGCACCGCACCAGGGGACAGGCACGCTCAGAGTTCAACAGTAGTGATGCTGGACCGTCCGAACCAAAGATAAAATGTGTTAAATGCACgtgttaaataataaatcacgCACGCAGGCGCCTCAAAACACAAGTTTCCCGAAGAGCCACTAAAATCATCCTCAAACACAAAGCCTGTTGCTGGATTCCTCGCCACCGTCAGTCGAAAGAGCACTCAAGCCGTAAATCAACATCGTCTGTcgcttttctttcagttcactaTAATCCCGGCGAGCGGTTCTTTGCTCTCGCCGTGTGTGAATGAGGAAACCACACAATCGGTCTTCCAGGGGACGATGAGCGGCATCCgcgcagctgctgctgctgctgcttcaccGGCCTCTTCAAGTGTCTCCTCGCGACGACAACAACAATCAGGAATGGCGCCCCCAGCCTTGGGGGAAGGCCACTTGAGTGAGGCTCTAGCCAAGCAGTCGGCGCACACAAAtcaccccccttctctctctctttctctctctctgtctctcttcacacGACACTACACTCGGTCCAAGCAGGTCAGTCCTTCGTCCGATCCCTGAGATCCAAAGTCTGGGGACTGGAGTGGCTCTGATGGACTCGGTGGAGTAGGTGGAACCAACGTTGTATGTTGTATCTCCTTCAGAACCCCTCacgtacgtgtttgtgtgtgtgtgtgtgtgtgtgtgtgtgtgtgtgtgtgtggtcaatcTGTGCATTATggctagggagagagggagggagggagagagacaaaggagggagggatggaggtagagaggagtGTTTCAGATCTATTACCACAAAGACCGCCTACGAGAGGGCCCCAACAATGAGGCTGACACGCAGTCACCCCATTCCATACCGCCTCACGCTCTAAATGGAAAGCAAAAATCAGCTTTCAGCCACCCAGTTCGTTGTTTTGTGCGCTAAGGTTGAAAGGGAGAAGTTACatggaaagtgtgtgtttgcttgttttttttcctttgattTGGTTGCAACTAACACTGGTCACACCATGGTGAAAACTAGGAGAGAAATGCACATTTCAAGAGCCTTTGTATGCCACAGAAATGTATTGTCTTAGAAACAGTGCAATGAGGCTGGGAGGTTTGACGGATGTTTGACGGATAAAGTTTGGATATAATTACTTGTTTCAGTTTGAGTTACACTTGAGAAATAAAAATGATTACacattataaatgtatttaaaataattaattttaAACTTTCTAGGTTTTGGTTCTAAATGTATAGCAATTTGTTATAAACTGAATTATATTGTAAATATACTTTACAAGCTGGATTATTTTGATGGTAATTtttgataatatttagatatttcTCAGTCTAGACTCTGCAGTGTGTGTCAGCATCCTGTTCACTTTGGCGTGGTGATGAATTAAATATTACCGCCACTAGATACATGGTTCAGCTTTCGCTTCTTAGAtcgcctcccctctccttgGCAACGGTAGTCATGACAACAGACCGGGACACAGGAaatgggagaggagaaggggtgaCAGATAAAGGGGACATCGAGAAGTGTCGCTTACCAAAGATGGCGGCCGTGTAAACAAATAAGCATGATTTATTCCCTGTTAATTTGGTAGCGCGAGGAAAATCTTGATTAAATATTCTATCAATTGGCCTTGTAATTTTTACATCAAGCTTTAAATAAGAATGAGGTGTATGGATATTGGGTTTTATCACGCATTTTCCATGTGACAGGTGAACTGCTAAACTTCTCATGAAAGAGGACTTCACTAACCTTCGTAATATGTTTACCCGTCTATCTAAATCTTCACATTGCaaatattttaatttcattaaaATTAAATAACAAATATTGTAATTGTGTTAGGACAATGCGATTTAGCGTTTAAACCCATACATTTGTGTAATTTGGGTCGTATTACGTGACTTGTCTTACCTCAGGACTACCACTAGAGGCCACCGTTGCTTCACTGAAGCATGTTCATGTTGTACTAGTTCTCTTGTCTAGGTGCGGTTCGGTTTGTATAAGTCTGAGTGAAGTAATGCACTGAGTAAATGGCTAAGAATACATTTAccatttaggtgtgtgtgtttattggttAGTAGGCCAACATGTGTTTACTTCTGTAACTGCTTTTGCAAAGTAAATCTTTATTTGCCATGTCTAAGCTCTTGATTTTAATTGAGAAAACGCAAAGGACAAAGAAGAAAAACGTCATCAAGTCGGTTTTGATATGGGCATAAAATATCAATTtattactttgcacattaacaCAAGTATTCCCTGCAGgctaaaaaaaggaaaaaagtatATAACATCACATAATAGCAATAACAGCAAATGATTAGGCACCCTTGTTCAGGGGCCAGAGGAAGTCCCGCCCCTTCaaactttttaaaaagggttcCATTCATATAGAATCAGACCAAACAGTTCCGATTCTATTGTTCTATTGCTATTGGACAATCACACAGCGAAGAGACCACTAgctagaaaaacaaaaaacggtaAGCTACAACACACCCCGAATAAGGAACCaaaaataagaaaacaaaaaaacaaaattaaattacacAATACACAATGTCAACTTACAAATCCATTAAGATATAATCATATATATCAAAGTCATAGGAATTACAAAATAAACCATGCTCTCTTTCAATAAGGGCCCGAAAGAATGTATGGATCCATTTCGTGTTCTTTTTAAAAAGGTTATAAAGAGGTAATCCTGTTCCGTAGGTGCCGTTAGGTTTTGCTAAAACTCACCACCGCCACACAAAGAGTAAGTGCATTTGTGTGAGGATGGTACATAGGTGCCAAGGACAcaggatgggggggtggggtggggggcacAAAAaccaggaagggagaggagaccccttcctgagggggggggggggggggtgaggagcagGGGCAGATCTCGACCAGgtccgtgtttttttttttttttttaagaaagggGTACCTCGTTTGAATGTGGACGCCGGGCAGAGATCGACCCCCGCCCGCCCCTCACCCCCCGGGGAGAACCGGGCGAAGCCGGCCAAAGAACCGACGGCAGGTGTGTTTGTAGGAATCTTTAAAATACGTCGGGTCGGTTTGAGACTGGACAAATTTCGCTAGCCTTAAAACAGCCTCACTTTTAAAATCGACGCTTTACCTTAGAAAAACTGTCGATGTATTTCCTCCTTGTCGTCATAATGatcattttttttcttgtttttatatatattttttaaaaaggacAAAATTTATGGCATGCAGGCGGGGTGATAAAATAAAACGGAGTCAACAGAGCCATTTCACGAAATGCACGTCCCCACTGATTGATACAAGCAAGAGAAAagatacaaataaaaagtacacacaaacaaacgacaATAACTGACCGAGAGAGCCACAAAGAGAGAATAATTATAGCTTGATTTCTTCGCGTCTGAAAAACTACATATTGGAATAATATTGCTTTGCAATGTCGAGTTGAAACACGGGGAGTGATTGCTGATCCTATATCATAAGAACGTTGTGGGagctcgaaaaaaaaaaaaagacttgtgCCGACGGACGAATCCTGAAGCCTTTCGAACAACATTTCATGTCAGCCCACTCGGCTGAGAAAACTAGTgcacgtttaaaaaaaaaattaaaaacaaaaaataaaaaatgtaaccaCCCCCGTCTGGATTAATTTATTGCATGCAATGCCAGGACAACACACCTCTTCTTCCAGAACCCAGCGAAAAACGGCTCACCGGCCCCTCCCACATTCCACTCCTGCCCTCCCATTGGCCGAGGCCGAACGCGCACGCGCCCGGCAGGCGGGTGCTCAAACTCATCCATAGTAAACCTGCTGCTTTACGGGTGGTTTATTACAAAATGGTTTCCCGCCGAGCTGCCCTCCTGGCGAGGCGTGTGCGTCGACGACTCCCCCTGGGCGCCCTGaactctctcccgccctcccgTCGCACGCCGTGGAGGGGTTGGCCACcgtcagggttgccagattgggcacgtttcttttcccgcccaatctggcaaccccgGCCACCGTAGTGTGGCTGTCGCTATGGCTACCACTGGTGTTCCCAGAATTAGTTGGTTAAGTGTTtgtgttgaaggggggggggggtggggaagatGGATGAGTCAGTGCTAATGCTTATTGTCAATTCATTAAATACAAGGGTAAAAATGCATaaatgtacaaaagaaacggaacaaaaaaaaaaaaaaacgttttaagAGCCTTCTAGATATCCGCGTTGTCGCTCGAAGAGGACGAACGACAATAGAAAAGAACCGTTGGTTTTTCTTAGTAGGTTTgaagttaaaaaataaatccaatTCGTATCTGCCCCACGGTTATTCTTTTTTAAAAGTCCAATCCCCTGCGCTTTACCACTCAAGACGTTCGCCGTCTCCACAACACCACGGTTGAGCCTCGACCAATCGGCGTCCCGCTCATCCACACCCGAACTAACGAGCAGGGGCATCGACCAATCAGCTGCCTGCTCATCCGCACCCTATCCCTAATAAGCAGAGGCTGACTCCAATCTTTACACACAACGGTAGCTACAAAAAAGGAGTATAAAATCAGCCATCTTgcagcctctccctccctctcctccttgtcgtcaCTCTCCTTCTCATGGCCAGAATGCTACCATTAAGTTTTCCAACACAAAGCTCCACTGACCCACAGGCTCACTCTAAAAGTCACTATATAAAAACTACACAAGTGGCTTTGCTACCAAACCTTAAAATGTCATCACCATAGTAACAACAAGAACAACGACACGGAACAATAACAACACCGACGGTCATCTACCGATTTCTAAACGACAATATTTTCTTCAAGAGAATGTCCACCAAAACGTCTTATATTAAACTTTTACAAATCTGTTTTTGTGTCGATTTCTTATGTATAAATGCATAAAAGGTCAGGTGAGTTGTTTGAGTGCGCTCCATTTCTGTCCCCCTCTCGCCTGGGTCAGTATCAGcgatggccacacacacacacacacacacacacacacacacacacacacacacacacacacacacacacacacacacacacacacacacacacacacacacacacacacacacacacacaatacaggaTGGCTAGCACCTCTATTGTGGGGGAAgagattaaaataaaacaaccaaTCCTCTTTTGACAGTCTTTCAACATCGCCTCAATCGGGTGATTATCAGGGCTCTGTGGCTTGAAGCCCTACCGCACTCAGACAGCGCCATCTCGTGGCCAAATCTGGAGCCACAGGTGAATGAATCTAAACGCACACTAAACCGCTGCTACATGAAAAGGCCCAAGCCTGTTTCCCCTGGAAACCAATCGGGTCACTCCACACTGCTGCTGCTATGGTAACCACTCTGGGACAGTTTCAACTGTACACAGAAAACCGTTGGTGTCGCAAGTGACATTAAAAGTCACGTTTCATTTCACCAGCCAGACAGCCAACGTTAGTAGGATACAGAGTTCGCAAAAACCCAGTGAAGTAGTATTTGTTAGGACCGAAAACGCGCAGAGTGACCAAAGAGGTTCCGCTGAATAACAGACCCGGGACTACTGCCAATACCTCCCCCTGGAGGGGGGAAAAGATACGTAATCTGCTTAAAAGTTGCTCTCATAGATTtaaatataagttatatatgtcctgtatgtgtgaatataaAAACATCAACATCTGAGGCTTTTACAGCAGTTTTCCCTTTACAATGCAGTGGCTTGCAATgaaacgcgcgcgcacacacacacacacacacacacacacacacactttaccgaACTGCCATacacaaaagcaaacacacacttatttgtTGCTaaattaagggggggggggggggggggggggggagcagtggaTTTGACCAAGGTCACCTCGCTTTTGTAGAAGACTGTAAAGAAACGAACCGAACGTGCACGCTCATAAAAAGgaacaaaaaatatatgcatcatatatttagatatttatatatagacatattctgaaaaaaaaaaactcaactcccctttcccccctgtagcccccccccccccccccccccccctccccttaaaGGAAAACTCAACCCGAGACCTTGTGACAGAGTTGTGCCCGTGTGGGGCTTTGAGGTAAAGGTAGAGTCAGAGTCCTGTCGGCTGATGGGagctgccatggcaacgcggCGCCGCCCACCAGCGAGTTCACCCAGCACATAACGGCCATGTTGTTgtttcgtgttttttttctttttctttttcccccccccccccccgcccggttCAAAAACAAATCAAGGTTTGAGTAACGATCACTCggtttgggttaaaaaaaacaacaatggaaCCGTCACAGTAATGGCTCGTaatggggtctgtgtgtgtgtcgtctttTTATAAAAATCGATTGTGCATCGGGTTCCACGGTTGCCACGATTTGCTGGTTGTAGAGGCGGCTCCGTACAGAACtcttgttggtgttggtgtttgcgtcccccccctccctccctccccccccccccccccccacccacccacccccagttCGAACAGAAAGGTGCCAGGAGGGCGAAGAAAGATGGCAGAGTTGAGGCCTCGTCAGGGGAGGATCCTCAACaaaaagaagggagagagacatagataaCCGACggcggggagggagagagacacagtgatagagaaacaataaaaaaaaagggaggtTTAAGGTAGTGGGGGGAGGACAGACacggaagagagaggagagaaagggggcgGGGAAGTGGGGAAAAGGGAGCTGGTGGCGTTCAGGCGAAGTACATGGTGTGCTGGGTGTCGTAGTGGATCTGCACCGCCTTGGCCAGCGCCTGGGGGTCCCGGCCGTTGCTCTGGCCCGACACGTGGCTGCCCTCCGCactgtgggggagggagggagggagagggggagagagggagcaaggggGGTTGCGGTCATGAGACAGGAGCAATTGACATGGCGTCGCCACTTACGGGGGACCAGACCCGCTTACAGGGACCACACGCAATTATGGgggaccgcacacacacacacacacacacacacacttacgggGACCTGACACACTTTTgggaaccccccacacacacacttatggggaccccacacacacacacttatggggacccacacacacacacttatggggatcggacacacacacatttagggGGACCGGACGCACACTTACGGGGACCGGACGCACACTTACGGGGGAcccaacacacacttacagggATCTCACACACTCTTACGgggacctgacacacacacacctacgggagacctgacacacacacatacgggggacctgacacacacataacactcACACAGACCCTCTCTTTATACATTTCAAACACACTTCCGGAGCCCCATGCCTATTAAAGACCCATCACGCGGTCCTACCTGTCGTGGTCTTTGTCCACCAGGTGGTAGCGCGCGCGGAAGGCCACCAGCCGGGCGTAGTAGGCGGGCGCGGGGATGGACACGGAGCGGGTGCAGCGCACGTAGGTGTGGCACAGCTGGTAGGTGAGCAGCTGCAACTCGTCCGCCGTGAAGCAGTTGTCGTCCCACAGGACGTGGTAGTGGGAGGGCCGGCTGgtgccctgggggggggagagagaggggaagctCAGGACTTTAAACGTCACCCAAGACGCTGAGACAAAGCCTGTCAACGGTTTACTACGGTGTTGTGGTTTTACTGTTCTATTCTTTTAAATACAGTGAAACTGATTGAAAATTCACAAAAAGTACTTTCTTTGGATAAAGCATATTTGTTTGGTGTACATTTAAAATCCACAAGGTCTGGTTTTAAGACCGATATACAGCTTGAGGGATACAGAAAGAGAGGCGGAGAccca contains:
- the airim gene encoding AFG2-interacting ribosome maturation factor; translated protein: MSSEMSIPSSLALQQVLRKSFQHLETNQKTWHSVLAECTPLVGSVGNLAQQLRALSNVNISNTPLQAFPDLQQRLHFKLVLALDIVLEKLNEKLVLLQSVRDSHSNQLTAVFQLYERDADTLDLYTCTQRSPVAPSIADMLEWLQNAELYYKQQFLKRKTLLHSLMPDDLSLLESTPERWDSLDTSSGEEYITDTLFRVSFFVESNKGE
- the cldn35 gene encoding claudin-4 — encoded protein: MVNTGMQLISFTCAVTGWIMAIAVTTLPQWKVSAFIASNILTSEVKWEGIWMNCVYQTTGHMQCKTYDSMLALPPDIQAARALMCVAIFMGWLSCTVSCCGMKCTTCAGDDRRAKAGIALSGGVLFIVTGLCVLVPVSWIANTVIQDFYNPAVPTMHKRELGQAIYLGWASAVLLMVSGAVLSFTCPHAEESVGYRRGGYMGRSFANTPAMAPEPPKPIVNNYSLPMKEYV